The sequence CAGAGACTGTGTATCCAACGGAACATTTGAAATTGTTCCGGATCCAGGAAGGTAAAGAAGAATCCATGGAACTGCTGACGCCGGAGACACAGCCGCTGGCGAGAGACAAACTGGAATTGGCGCCCACGGCGCCTGCGGATATGGACGAGGTGCAGGGATTCGCTGTCAGCGCCGCCGCCGCCAGAAGCAGAGCGAGGTTGGTCGAGGAATCATCGTCGCTGCTGGTCAAGCCCAGTTGCTCGCAATGGACGAACAACAGCAGAACTGCCAGGAAAAAGGGGCTCAATCGGAAAGTCATCGGAACCTCCTGCGCCCCCTCCGGAATCAGAATGGCGCCCGAGACTGAATCCTGGGCGCCTGCGATCAGGATGTCCGGGCGCTTATCCTGCCGCACCGCAGCGGCCTGGTTTGGATAAGGGACGATCGAAAACGTTGCTGTTCGGGTAGAAAAGGTTCAATTTTTTAGTAAAAACCCTGGTGTCCGATCAAAAGATGCATCCAGGTATCATATATTCTACGGGCCAGAGTTCGGGAATCGAGCGCCTCAGCGACGCCCAGGACTCTTGACGCGGCTCCCCGCCAGTTGCGCCAGTTTTCGATACTGAGCTGCGCTGAGCGGAGAAACAGAAAGTCGCGAATGGCGTACCAGCAGGCAATCCCCGAATAGCTCCAGCGCCTTCAGCGTTGCCAGTTTCACTGCGCTCGCATACAGTCCGAGACCGCGCAGCTGAACTGCCGACCAGCTCTCGTCTGCTGGATCAGGATAGGCCTGGCTGACAACTTCGGCCTCGCCAACGCAAGCGCGCTCTTTTCCCGAATGATAGAAGACGGCAATGTCGCCGAGTTGCATGGAGCGCAAAAAGTTCCGCGCCTGGTAGTTGCGGATGCCATCCCAGCGCACCTCGCCATCGCGCAGCAAGTCCTGGATGGAGTACTCCTCCGGCTCCGATTTCAGGATCCAGTATTTCAAAATGCTACCTTCGACCTGGATGCTGGCTAAAGCTGCGATACATTACCGTCGCTCCCGTTTCGAAGACTACGAACATTGCTTGTTGTACAACATATGTAACAATCAACATCCCCATCATCGTCGGGCCGGTAAAAAGTTGAATCAGCGTTGCCAGCGAATTAGGTCCGGCCGAAGCGGGATTGGCGCTCATCGATGCCGTCATCAGAAAAGTAAAGGGCATGGTCAAAACAGTCGAAATCGAATAGACGATGGCGTAGACCACAAGGTAGACGCCAAATGCCTTGACCACGCGCGAGAAACTCATAATTCGAAAGCACTCGCCAATTCCGCCAAGTCCGCGTTGAGCAAGCATGGCCGTTTGCGGTAAAAAGCCCAGGATAACCATCAGCGCAGCGCCCGGAAAAATACAGAGCAGGAATCCCAGGGAGGTCAGCATACTGGCTGCCAGACGGACAACCAGGTAGCGGGGCAGTGCCAAAAAGCAGGCCTGAACCGTTTCCATGAGCGGAAGGCGTCTGCCATTGAGCGCCTGGTCGCTGCGCGCCGTAACAAAGAGCATAAAAGGCGCCACCACAATTGCGTATAGCAGCAGCAGAGCGGCAAGATAGGACGCCCAGGGAAGCATCGCGGCGCCGATCTTTTCCAGGAATAGCTGCAGTCCCTCCTCATCCCGTCCGGGTTCGGGCTGAAACTCCTTCATCTGTTCAAGAAGCTGGAAAAATTCCGCCATGATAGTGCGAAACACCAGCCAGTAGGCAATGCCAACTACCAATCCGATTGCTACAATGCCTGCAGCAAATTCGCGCCACGAGTAGCGCAGAACCTGCATCGTGCGGCTCAGGATTTCGCTAAAATTGAGCTCATGCTCGCCAAGACCGATGCCAGCGGCCTCGGGCGCCGCGACCGTCACCGAAGCGCCGTTGCTACTGTAGGGATTGAAGCTGCGTTTTTCCCAATCGGGCCGATCGTTCTCTGCCATCAGGCGCCTCCCAGCTGCCTTCAGACCATCGCAGCTGAGTCCAGGTATTCGTAGAGCAAGCTGCGACGCCGGGCGACAAAGCCGCTTTCCTCGAGGAAGGCGCGCGCCCGAGCTTCGCTTTTCAGGCCAAAGCTCTTCAGCACATTCTCTTCAATTACAACCGAGGACATATCGTCGGCGCCGGCGTGCAGCGCCAGGCAACCAATGCCCGGGCCAAGCACCATCAGCGAAGTTTCGATATGATCTATGTTATCGAGAAAGATACGGCACAGTCCCAGCAGCTTGATGTATTCCGTCGCTGCTACCGGACGGACTTTGAACTTCTTCGTTTGCGGCTGGAAGGTCCACGGAATGAAGGCTTTGAAACCGCCGGTTTCATCCTGCAGGTCGCGGACTACGCGCAGATGTTCAATGATCTCTTCTTCAGTCTCTTCCGAGCCAACGACAATGTTCGCGCTGCCTGGCAGACCCTCTTCATGGCAGGTGCGCATCACTCGCACCCAGCCGGCGACGTCCGACTTTTTCGGAGAGAGGATCTGGCGCATTCGGTCAGTCAGTATCTCGGCGCCGGCGCCCGGCACGGAGTTCATGCCAGCTTGCTTCAGCCGCCTGAGAACCTGTCTCAATTCAAGTCCAGAGATCCGTTCCAGAGCCTCCAATTCAACGGGGCTGAATGCGCGCACATGGATCTGCGGTCCAATCTGCTCCTTAACGGCCGCAATGAGATCCAGATAGTAGTCAAACGGCAGCTGTTCATTGACGCCGCCCTGTAGAAACATCTGATCCGCCCCAAATTCAAGGGCCTCGCGCATCTTGGCGACGACCTGCTCGGCGGTCAGCGTATAGCCGCGCGAGGAGCCATAGCCTTCCATAAAACTGCAAAAGGCGCAGTCAACATTGCACAGATTTGTATAATTCACCACGCGAAACATGGTGTAGCTTGCGGTACGCGGATCTACACGCCGACCGCGGAGTTCCCTGGCTACGGCGGCAATGCGCAGATGATCGCCCTCCTGGTAGAGTCGCAAGGCCTCAGCCGGCGTAAGCCGCTCGCCGGCGAGCGCCTTTTCCAGAATTGCGTCCGTCCTGTGCGGACCCAGAATCGCCATCGGTCAAAACTTGTTGCAGGGAGGGTCCAGGACAGCTTTTTTCTGGACGAACCGCTTCCCCCTCGCGAGCCTGTTTCCCGGTCAGGCGATAGCCGGCCCGGCGCGCGGCTCCGGTCGCATGCCGCATCCAACGAGGAGCGTATCCTATATGTTCGCAAGCGCCGACATTCTGGCGAACCTGCTGCACCTTGCGGTATTCCTGGCGGCTAACGCCTTCTTTGCCTGGGCCATCTATTCGCGCCTGAAACTGGTCGCAAGGGGCCAATCGACAGAGCCGCTGGCCCCATGGGGCGCTCGACTGCGCTCCTTCTTGTTAAATGTAGTATTCCAGTACAAACTATTCAAGCATCCGCTCCGCGGGCTCATGCACGCTTTCATATTCTACGGATTTATCTCCTATCTCGTGCATACGACCAGTCAGATGATCGCTGGCAACGTTTGGGCGCTCTTCCGGTCCAGCGGGCTGGACCCCTACCGCTTCTATCTCACTGATTACATCTGGTTGGGCTTCAGCTTCAGCGGATTGCAGACCGCCGCCATTTTTGCCGGCCTGATCGCGTTGATCGGTTTGACTGTTCTGGCAATGAGCAAGCTCAAGCTCGGTAAGCGCAATTACTGGCGCACCAATGCCGGGATCCAATGGTTCTTTCTATCGCTGTTGCTTGTGGAATTTCTGGCGCTCTTTGCTCTGGCGATCGGCTCTGGAACCGCTATCTATGAAGGCATAGTGAACCACTTCTCGCTGCTGGTCTTACTGGGATTAGGCTACTTTGCTTACCGTCGCTGGCTGCGACGCGCTACGGGCCTGGACATCCCATCGGCGCAGAGCGCCATTGTTCTGCTGCTGATTGGCACGCTGATGACCTCAACCCTGATCAGCGCTGCAACGCAAGCCTCGCTGGAAGGCGGCGCTCACAACTGGGTGCAGTCGATGGTTCTGGCGCTGTTGCACGGCCTCGGGATGACGACTGTGGCTGAAGCCGAAGCGCTGCGCTCCTTTGGCTGGTGGGTGCACATTGCAACGGTCTACAGCTTCATGGTTTTTGTTCCTCTATCGAAGCACTCGCACTTGATTTTTGCGCCAATCAACTTCCTGCTGATTCGCAACACGCCGCGCGGCGCATTACGCCTGATGGATCTGGAAAACAGCGCCGTCTACGGCGCAGGCAACGTAAGCGAACTGGGCTGGACCAGCTTGCTGGACGGTCTCTCCTGCATTGAATGCGGCCGTTGCACTGTGCAGTGCCCGGCCAACCGCACGGGCAAGCCGCTCGACCCCAAGAAAATCATGGTCGATGTGAAACATGCAACCATTGAGCACGCCGGCGCGATCATGGCTGCCAGCGCAGAAGAAGGACCGGCTGCATCGCCAGTAGTCGGCGGCGCGTATATCAGTGAAGAAGAGCTCTGGGGTTGCACCTCTTGCTACGCCTGCGTGGAAGCCTGCCCGGTGGGCAACAATCAGCTTGAAGCCATTATGGAGATGCGTCGCAACCTGGTGCTTGTGGAAAGCCGATTCCCCGCAGAATTGCAGAACGCCTTCAATAATATGGAAAACCAATCGAACCCCTGGGGCATGGGCGCCCATACCAGGGCCGATTGGTGCTCCGATCTTGGCGTCAAAACTCTGGCCGAGGATTCCAAAGTAGATGTACTTTACTGGGTCGGTTGC comes from Leptospirales bacterium and encodes:
- a CDS encoding CofH family radical SAM protein — translated: MAILGPHRTDAILEKALAGERLTPAEALRLYQEGDHLRIAAVARELRGRRVDPRTASYTMFRVVNYTNLCNVDCAFCSFMEGYGSSRGYTLTAEQVVAKMREALEFGADQMFLQGGVNEQLPFDYYLDLIAAVKEQIGPQIHVRAFSPVELEALERISGLELRQVLRRLKQAGMNSVPGAGAEILTDRMRQILSPKKSDVAGWVRVMRTCHEEGLPGSANIVVGSEETEEEIIEHLRVVRDLQDETGGFKAFIPWTFQPQTKKFKVRPVAATEYIKLLGLCRIFLDNIDHIETSLMVLGPGIGCLALHAGADDMSSVVIEENVLKSFGLKSEARARAFLEESGFVARRRSLLYEYLDSAAMV
- a CDS encoding EVE domain-containing protein; this translates as MKYWILKSEPEEYSIQDLLRDGEVRWDGIRNYQARNFLRSMQLGDIAVFYHSGKERACVGEAEVVSQAYPDPADESWSAVQLRGLGLYASAVKLATLKALELFGDCLLVRHSRLSVSPLSAAQYRKLAQLAGSRVKSPGRR
- a CDS encoding (Fe-S)-binding protein, producing MHAFIFYGFISYLVHTTSQMIAGNVWALFRSSGLDPYRFYLTDYIWLGFSFSGLQTAAIFAGLIALIGLTVLAMSKLKLGKRNYWRTNAGIQWFFLSLLLVEFLALFALAIGSGTAIYEGIVNHFSLLVLLGLGYFAYRRWLRRATGLDIPSAQSAIVLLLIGTLMTSTLISAATQASLEGGAHNWVQSMVLALLHGLGMTTVAEAEALRSFGWWVHIATVYSFMVFVPLSKHSHLIFAPINFLLIRNTPRGALRLMDLENSAVYGAGNVSELGWTSLLDGLSCIECGRCTVQCPANRTGKPLDPKKIMVDVKHATIEHAGAIMAASAEEGPAASPVVGGAYISEEELWGCTSCYACVEACPVGNNQLEAIMEMRRNLVLVESRFPAELQNAFNNMENQSNPWGMGAHTRADWCSDLGVKTLAEDSKVDVLYWVGCAASFDDRNKRIARSFVQIMQQAKVNFGILGTEENCTGDSARRGGNEYLYQTLAQTNIETLNRYGVKKIVTACPHCYNTLKNEYPQLGGNYEVQHHSDFIDDLVRTGKVEMDASEVEKMSDRRAVFHDSCYLGRYNEIFDEPRNLVKAAVGADLAEPGDHHRTSLCCGAGGAQMWMEEHYERVNIKRTEQLLDTGADTIATACPFCNVMITDGVKAKGLDEDVKVLDVAELVASTMKGGSGAVSGGFASKESAISGHHH